The proteins below are encoded in one region of Salmo salar chromosome ssa02, Ssal_v3.1, whole genome shotgun sequence:
- the LOC106576036 gene encoding protein DBF4 homolog A isoform X1, which translates to MSIAYNTGEHKDILFSSQIILNKMKSRRTQRSTKPRLQDPKLADKGHKSASKSHAKPPCESYPAQKKPFTGKLFYLDLPSNRRAETLENDIKMFGGTVEKFFSKEIKYLVSNKREARYVQCHGRDSLVPSPDSGHSSPHPRPRPGSHRDSLKGSSQGQADMVVISRGKSFVKRVVKEQVRIQVNEILSNALEWGVKILYIDDVIAYMEKKKRNVKNTAEKPTTAAVKKSAKGEPTGKPAFQKYKGGRIRKPFVKVEDSSRHYRPIYLAMPNMPEFNLTSAPPCSPFYVEDQEHSGKRPKEHGNRGARESASEERGQDRGRRNREKKRGGYCECCTLKYNNIKAHLQSEQHKAFSRSDEYLVVDRLITTLPFNFSHVKTTQTPTTRSKYSITSLLCVPGPSIQMEGGVETKELKGGLMSLWSTTVEPPLSQSVENPLEQPRKRSRGAPVPHSISEGEKRCSYVPDRPQPKHRSLSCKQRCRQGSPHKHPQGAGLSQTPVSNAEIDPSTHDSVVNPRLSHQGQRTHTDKDGRSSFGHTEDLQCGDPAVRVKVPSSQHEVAGPSEHHKLRALEESELSHDTLAGDTLPGNTRGVLELEAGDTETHTPPPARTLQRRVRDYRRKRRKVEKQHTAQEQEKTSNVPSSSLLNLWQLFHSSEDMDCEFRGFSPLFNSSEQ; encoded by the exons ATGTCTATTGCTTACAACACAGGAGAACACAAGGATATTCTATTCTCCTCTCAAATTATATTGAATAAGATGAAATCTAGACGCACCCAAAGGTCTACAAAACCCCGTTTACAAG ACCCCAAACTCGCTGATAAGGGGCACAAGTCAGCATCGAAGAGCCATGCCAAACCACCATGTGAATCTTATCCTGCCCAAAAAAAGCCTTTCACTGGGAAACTATTCTACTTAGATTTGCCATCGAACAGAAGAGCAGAGACATTAGAGAATGATATCAAAATGTTTGGAGGG aCGGTGGAGAAGTTCTTCAGCAAGGAGATCAAGTACCTGGTGTCTAATAAGAGAGAGGCCAGGTATGTGCAGTGTCATGGCCGTGACTCACTTGTCCCAAGCCCTGACTCTGGGCACAGCTCCCCCCACCCTCGCCCCCGTCCCGGCAGCCACAGAGACAGCCTCAAAGGAAGCTCCCAGGGCCAGGCAGACATG GTGGTCATAAGCAGGGGCAAGTCTTTTGTGAAGAGAGTCGTAAAAGAGCAG GTGAGAATACAAGTCAACGAGATCCTGTCCAATGCTCTGGAGTGGGGAGTGAAAATCCTGTACATTGATG ATGTAATAGCTTATATGGAAAAGAAGAAAAGGAATGTTAAGAATACTGCTGAAAAGCCAACCACAGCTGCTGTCAAGAAAAGT GCCAAAGGAGAACCTACAGGAAAACCAGCCTTCCAGAAGTATAAGG GTGGAAGGATCCGTAAACCCTTTGTAAAGGTAGAGGACTCCAGCAG ACATTACCGTCCAATTTATCTGGCCATGCCGAACATGCCAGAGTTTAACCTAACGTCAGCTCCCCCCTGCAGTCCATTCTATGTAGAGGACCAGGAACACTCTGGGAAGAGACCTAAAGAGCACGG GAACCGAGGGGCAAGAGAGTCAGCCAGTGAGGAGAGGGGGCAGGACCGGGGCAGGAGGAACAGGGAGAAGAAACGTGGAGGCTACTGCGAGTGCTGCACGCTCAAATACAACAACATCAAAGCT CACCTGCAGAGCGAGCAGCACAAGGCCTTCTCCAGAAGTGATGAGTACCTGGTGGTGGACAGGCTCATCACCACACTGCCCTTCAACTTCAGTCACGTCAAAACAACACAAACTCCAACCACAAG GTCAAAGTACAGCATAACCTCCCTGTTGTGTGTTCCTGGACCCAGCATACAGATGGAGGGAGGTGTGGAAACCAAAGAGCTGAAGGGGGGATTAATGTCCCTCTGGTCTACTACAGTGGAGCCCCCTCTCTCCCAGAGTGTGGAAAACCCCTTGGAACAGCCTCGGAAGCGCAGCCGAGGAGCCCCTGTTCCCCACAGCATCAGCGAGGGGGAGAAGAGGTGCTCTTACGTTCCAGACAGACCCCAGCCCAAGCACAGATCCCTGTCCTGCAAACAACGCTGCCGACAGGGATCCCCGCACAAGCACCCCCAGGGGGCTGGGCTGAGTCAGACACCTGTGTCTAATGCAGAAATAGACCCTTCTACCCATGACTCTGTCGTCAACCCCAGACTTTCCCATCAGGGCCAGAGAACTCACACAGACAAAGATGGCCGCTCTTCATTTGGTCACACAGAGGATTTACAATGTGGCGATCCAGCTGTACGTGTGAAGGTCCCTTCCAGTCAGCACGAGGTGGCAGGGCCTTCAGAACACCACAAGCTCAGAGCTTTAGAGGAGAGTGAACTGAGTCACGATACGTTGGCTGGGGATACTCTTCCCGGGAATACTAGAGGTGTTCTGGAGCTCGAGGCAGGTGacacggagacacacacccctcctcctgcCAGGACGTTACAGAGGAGGGTCAGGGATTACAGACGGAAGAGAAGGAAAGTTGAGAAGCAGCACACTGCTCAGGAGCAGGAAAAAACTAGCAATGTTCCCAGCAGCTCTCTGCTGAACCTCTGGCAGCTGTTCCACTCCAGTGAGGACATGGATTGTGAGTTCAGAGGCTTTTCCCCACTGTTCAACTCCAGTGAGCAGTGA
- the LOC106576036 gene encoding protein DBF4 homolog A isoform X2 — protein sequence MKSRRTQRSTKPRLQDPKLADKGHKSASKSHAKPPCESYPAQKKPFTGKLFYLDLPSNRRAETLENDIKMFGGTVEKFFSKEIKYLVSNKREARYVQCHGRDSLVPSPDSGHSSPHPRPRPGSHRDSLKGSSQGQADMVVISRGKSFVKRVVKEQVRIQVNEILSNALEWGVKILYIDDVIAYMEKKKRNVKNTAEKPTTAAVKKSAKGEPTGKPAFQKYKGGRIRKPFVKVEDSSRHYRPIYLAMPNMPEFNLTSAPPCSPFYVEDQEHSGKRPKEHGNRGARESASEERGQDRGRRNREKKRGGYCECCTLKYNNIKAHLQSEQHKAFSRSDEYLVVDRLITTLPFNFSHVKTTQTPTTRSKYSITSLLCVPGPSIQMEGGVETKELKGGLMSLWSTTVEPPLSQSVENPLEQPRKRSRGAPVPHSISEGEKRCSYVPDRPQPKHRSLSCKQRCRQGSPHKHPQGAGLSQTPVSNAEIDPSTHDSVVNPRLSHQGQRTHTDKDGRSSFGHTEDLQCGDPAVRVKVPSSQHEVAGPSEHHKLRALEESELSHDTLAGDTLPGNTRGVLELEAGDTETHTPPPARTLQRRVRDYRRKRRKVEKQHTAQEQEKTSNVPSSSLLNLWQLFHSSEDMDCEFRGFSPLFNSSEQ from the exons ATGAAATCTAGACGCACCCAAAGGTCTACAAAACCCCGTTTACAAG ACCCCAAACTCGCTGATAAGGGGCACAAGTCAGCATCGAAGAGCCATGCCAAACCACCATGTGAATCTTATCCTGCCCAAAAAAAGCCTTTCACTGGGAAACTATTCTACTTAGATTTGCCATCGAACAGAAGAGCAGAGACATTAGAGAATGATATCAAAATGTTTGGAGGG aCGGTGGAGAAGTTCTTCAGCAAGGAGATCAAGTACCTGGTGTCTAATAAGAGAGAGGCCAGGTATGTGCAGTGTCATGGCCGTGACTCACTTGTCCCAAGCCCTGACTCTGGGCACAGCTCCCCCCACCCTCGCCCCCGTCCCGGCAGCCACAGAGACAGCCTCAAAGGAAGCTCCCAGGGCCAGGCAGACATG GTGGTCATAAGCAGGGGCAAGTCTTTTGTGAAGAGAGTCGTAAAAGAGCAG GTGAGAATACAAGTCAACGAGATCCTGTCCAATGCTCTGGAGTGGGGAGTGAAAATCCTGTACATTGATG ATGTAATAGCTTATATGGAAAAGAAGAAAAGGAATGTTAAGAATACTGCTGAAAAGCCAACCACAGCTGCTGTCAAGAAAAGT GCCAAAGGAGAACCTACAGGAAAACCAGCCTTCCAGAAGTATAAGG GTGGAAGGATCCGTAAACCCTTTGTAAAGGTAGAGGACTCCAGCAG ACATTACCGTCCAATTTATCTGGCCATGCCGAACATGCCAGAGTTTAACCTAACGTCAGCTCCCCCCTGCAGTCCATTCTATGTAGAGGACCAGGAACACTCTGGGAAGAGACCTAAAGAGCACGG GAACCGAGGGGCAAGAGAGTCAGCCAGTGAGGAGAGGGGGCAGGACCGGGGCAGGAGGAACAGGGAGAAGAAACGTGGAGGCTACTGCGAGTGCTGCACGCTCAAATACAACAACATCAAAGCT CACCTGCAGAGCGAGCAGCACAAGGCCTTCTCCAGAAGTGATGAGTACCTGGTGGTGGACAGGCTCATCACCACACTGCCCTTCAACTTCAGTCACGTCAAAACAACACAAACTCCAACCACAAG GTCAAAGTACAGCATAACCTCCCTGTTGTGTGTTCCTGGACCCAGCATACAGATGGAGGGAGGTGTGGAAACCAAAGAGCTGAAGGGGGGATTAATGTCCCTCTGGTCTACTACAGTGGAGCCCCCTCTCTCCCAGAGTGTGGAAAACCCCTTGGAACAGCCTCGGAAGCGCAGCCGAGGAGCCCCTGTTCCCCACAGCATCAGCGAGGGGGAGAAGAGGTGCTCTTACGTTCCAGACAGACCCCAGCCCAAGCACAGATCCCTGTCCTGCAAACAACGCTGCCGACAGGGATCCCCGCACAAGCACCCCCAGGGGGCTGGGCTGAGTCAGACACCTGTGTCTAATGCAGAAATAGACCCTTCTACCCATGACTCTGTCGTCAACCCCAGACTTTCCCATCAGGGCCAGAGAACTCACACAGACAAAGATGGCCGCTCTTCATTTGGTCACACAGAGGATTTACAATGTGGCGATCCAGCTGTACGTGTGAAGGTCCCTTCCAGTCAGCACGAGGTGGCAGGGCCTTCAGAACACCACAAGCTCAGAGCTTTAGAGGAGAGTGAACTGAGTCACGATACGTTGGCTGGGGATACTCTTCCCGGGAATACTAGAGGTGTTCTGGAGCTCGAGGCAGGTGacacggagacacacacccctcctcctgcCAGGACGTTACAGAGGAGGGTCAGGGATTACAGACGGAAGAGAAGGAAAGTTGAGAAGCAGCACACTGCTCAGGAGCAGGAAAAAACTAGCAATGTTCCCAGCAGCTCTCTGCTGAACCTCTGGCAGCTGTTCCACTCCAGTGAGGACATGGATTGTGAGTTCAGAGGCTTTTCCCCACTGTTCAACTCCAGTGAGCAGTGA